The genomic segment AAATAGAAATCGCATCGTTTATCCTGTACCGAAACCAGATATAAAACCAGAGTAAAAAAAAGAACATATGGAGAATCCCAATACTTAGCCATACAGAAAGTGGAAGAAAATGATAGAGATTATAAACGGCTTCTCCCAAATAAGGTCGCACCTGATTCCAGGTCGCAAAACCCAGATACTCGGCATGATAGGGCGAAAGGTTTTTGAGGAGTGATACCCCTCCCAAAGAAATACCCCCATTCCACCAATACCACATCCTGATCTTCTTATTTACAAAGAAATCTACCATGGTAAAGGCTACAGCCAATATGGCCAGAAATAGTATCGTCAGATCGTTTATCCAGGATGCCAGAGCAGAAAAAACCATCAGAGGAAGAAATCCTTTAGAAGAATGGATAAACTTTCTTAAAGCCAGGAGGATGGTCATACTTAGCAGAAACAAATACTCCGGGGCGAAAGCAATATCCAGGGTGGCATACTCCAGGGTATGGATATCTGGAATGGGGATAAAGGTAGGAATCAAAAAGATAAAACCCAGAGGCAGGAAAAAGAACTTCCATTTTCGGCCGGGATCCTCTAAGAAGAGGGGAACGGAAAAGCCAAGGGTAATAGAAAATGCCAGTAATAATGTGATAAAGGGAAGCAGACCGGTCGTACCCAAAAGCCCGAAATAAATTTTTGCCAACCAACAGATAAGATTTCCTCTTCTGGCCTGGCCCCAGTAGTAAATATTCTCAGCCAGAGGCGTATTTTCCACGATCATATTCAGTACAATGGCCGAATCTGAGTTAAAATAAACGGCTTTGGTGGGGTCTACAAAAGGGTAGATAAGAAAGGTAGTTATTATCACCGGAAGCGAAGACAAAAGATAATATTTCCAGGGTTGTTGGGGCCATAGGGTACCCTGTAAAGACCTTTTGAACAGGTAAAGTCCTGAGAAAGAACCGAGGATCCCCAACCAGGTCCACTTAAGGAACTCCTTACCTCGATGAAATCCCTGTCGAAGTTTATAATCCCGGTTGTTGAAAGGATAGGGCGATAAAACGGAAGAAGGGATTTTTTCCAGGGGCTGATCTCCCAAAGCCCAGAACACATCCATACGATAGAAACCCCCGGCCTGAAAATACCTTATGTGGATGGGATAAACCCCGGGCTCCAGATTAATCTGACCTTTAACTTCTTTTAATCCATGGAGGCCCCCATTATCTACAACCCGCCGGTTATTCACAAAAAGATCGGACCCATCATCCGAAGCAGTCATAAAGGTGTAAGACCCGGGTTTCTCTATCCAGATGAACCCCTTCCACTCAACACTGAATTTATTTTCTGAAAACGCCCTACGACGCTTGTTTAGCACAGCCGTGGAAATCTCAGAGTCTACGGTTATCAATTGAGGCTCCCCCTGCCAATTTGGATTTGCATAGTATTTACCCTCTAATCCAGAAGGGATTGCAAGATAGTAGGCCAGCAGATAGACCGTCCAGGATATAAGAAACAGGCCTGTGAGATAGAGAGTTTGCAGCTTTTTTAAGGGTATTTTCTTTAAGATTAACATAACTGCCACAATAAATCCTTCTTGACATGCCATCTAAAATATATTAGATACTTGAAGAACGTCCAGTAAACTTTTCAGGAAAACGAAAAACAAAGAAGGTTTTTAGATAAAAAAGCGCAATTTCATGGAATCCAGAATATCTTCCCAGGAAAGACCTCGAATTCTTATCATATCCAG from the Candidatus Limnocylindrales bacterium genome contains:
- a CDS encoding PA14 domain-containing protein — its product is MLILKKIPLKKLQTLYLTGLFLISWTVYLLAYYLAIPSGLEGKYYANPNWQGEPQLITVDSEISTAVLNKRRRAFSENKFSVEWKGFIWIEKPGSYTFMTASDDGSDLFVNNRRVVDNGGLHGLKEVKGQINLEPGVYPIHIRYFQAGGFYRMDVFWALGDQPLEKIPSSVLSPYPFNNRDYKLRQGFHRGKEFLKWTWLGILGSFSGLYLFKRSLQGTLWPQQPWKYYLLSSLPVIITTFLIYPFVDPTKAVYFNSDSAIVLNMIVENTPLAENIYYWGQARRGNLICWLAKIYFGLLGTTGLLPFITLLLAFSITLGFSVPLFLEDPGRKWKFFFLPLGFIFLIPTFIPIPDIHTLEYATLDIAFAPEYLFLLSMTILLALRKFIHSSKGFLPLMVFSALASWINDLTILFLAILAVAFTMVDFFVNKKIRMWYWWNGGISLGGVSLLKNLSPYHAEYLGFATWNQVRPYLGEAVYNLYHFLPLSVWLSIGILHMFFFLLWFYIWFRYRINDAISIFYFFLWLSLLILGVSGLIIPLFNGWFYANLAHPRYFVTGIQLLFLASSVSILAVWRIFLIGQRKILFSLCTTGILLALFTTLGKGNHLLKERKEEMFLSTSLTFQSGEVLSNSGCEAVIGTYLNSYVYVLGGLGKMKATVFEGDLDRSLSNTRNVLNLKNICVVGDTISDFEPFYSLKDKILIDRVDPEGPVRLPDGKFFKHYVTVDKITYLSLNPVTVEEIVLGDKSASIYLLNGFSGPEGKEDNRSRWSDGMESELIVPLQENRPYKVLITAFPFRISNKVQTLEIYLNGSRVDTVVLDSPVYKDYEVVFPAEKVKALNKIKFTYAYGISPNIYGEMRKLGVNFKRIRFIRYEDTKPSHEGSPL